ATTTCCCATCTCATGGAAAACCCTTTTCGCTCCGCTTAGCCCTATCCCCCTCTAGGGGTATTTTAGTGATAGGTTCTATAGGAACTGGACGATCCTATTTGGTCAAATACCTAGCGACAAACTCCTATCTTCCTTTCATTACAGTATTTCTGAACAAGTTCCTGGATAACAAGCCTAAGGGTTTTCTTATTGATGATAGTGACGATATTGATGATAGTGACGATATTGATGATAGTGACGATATTGATGATAGTGACGATATTGATGTGAGTGACGATATTGATGTGAGTGACGATATTGACCGTGACTTTGATACGGAGCTGGAGTTTCTAACTAGGATGAATGTGCTAACTATGGATATGATGCCGGAAATAGACCGATTTTATATCACCCTTCAATTCGAATTAGCAAAAGCAATGTCTCCTTGCATAATATGGATTCCAAACATTCATGATCTGGATGTGAATGAGTCGAATTACTTATCCCTCGGTCTATTAGTGAACTATCTCTCCAGGGATTGTGAAAGATGTTCCACTAGAAATATTCTTGTTATTGCTTCGACTCATATTCCCCAAAAAGTGGATCCCGCTCTAATAGCTCCGAATAAATTAAATACATGCATTAAGATACGAAGGCTTCTTATTCCACAACAACGAAAGCACTTTTTTACTCTTTCATATACTAGGGGATTTCACTTGGAAAATAAAATGTTCCATACTAATGGATTCGGGTCCATAACCATGGGTTCCAATGTACGAGATCTTGTAGCACTTACCAATGAGGCCCTATCGATTAGTATTACACAGAAGAAATCAATTATAGACACTAATATAATTAGATCTGCTCTTCATAGACAAACTTGGGATTTGCGATCCCAGGTAAGATCGGTTCAGGATCATGGGATCCTTTTCTATCAGATAGGAAGGGCTGTTGCACAAAATGTATTTCTAAGTAATTGCCCCATAGATCCTATATCTATCTATATGAAGAAGAAATCATGTAACGAAGGGGATTCTTATTTGTACAAATGGTACTTCGAACTTGGAACGAGCATGAAGAAATTAACGATACTTCTTTATCTTTTGAGTTGTTCTGCCGGATCGGTTGCTCAAGACCTTTGGTCTCTACCCGGACCCGATGAAAAAAATGGGATCACTTATTATGGACTTGTTGAGAATGATTCTGATCTAGTTCATGGCCTATTAGAAGTAGAAGGCGCTCTGGTGGGATCCTCACGGACAGAAAAAGATTGCAGTCAGTTTGATAATGATCGAGTGACATTGCTTCTTCGGCCCGAACCAAGGAGTCCCTTAGATATGATGCAAAATGGATCTTGTTCTATCCTTGATCAGAGATTTCTCTATGAAAAATACGAATCGGAGTTTGAAGAAGGGGAAGGAGAAGAAGTCCTCGACCCGCAACAGATAGAGGAGGATTTATTCAATCACATAGTTTGGGCTCCTAGAATATGGCGCCCTTGGGGTTTTCTATTTGATTGTATCGAAAGGCCCAATGAATTGGGATTTCCCTATTGGGCCAGGTCATTTCGGGGCAAGCGGATCATTTATGATGAAGAGGATGAGCTTCAAGAGAATGATTCGGAGTTCTTGCAGAGTGGAACCATGCAGTACCAGATACGAGATAGATCTTCCAAAGAACAAGGCTTTTTTCGAATAAGCCAATTCATTTGGGACCCTGCGGATCCACTCTTTTTCCTATTCAAAGATCAGCCCTTTGTCTCTGTGTTTTCACATCGAGAATTCTTTGCAGATGAAGAGATGTCAAAGGGGCTTCTTACTTCCCAAACAGATCCTCCTACATCTATATATAAACGCTGGTTTATCAAGAATATGCAAGAAAAGCACTTCGAATTGTTGATTCATCGCCAGAGATGGCTTAGAACCAATAGTTCATTATCTAATGGATTTTTCCGTTCTAATACTCTATCCGAGAGTTATCAGTATTTATCAAATCTGTTCCTATCTAACGGAACGCTATTGGATCAAATGACAAAGGCATTGTTGAGAAAAAGATGGCTTTTCCCGGATGAAATGAAAATTGGATTCATGTAATAGGAGAAAGGTTTCCCATTCCTTAGCCTGAAAGATATGTGGCCATGAAATAGGGATTAAGCGGAACAGAATTGACTGGGTGGTAGAGTCGTGGAAACACCTGTTTCTTCCATATTTTGGACATGGAACAATATGTTACTGCTGAAACATGGAAGAATTGAAATCTTAGATCAAAACACTATGTATGGATGGTATGAACTGCCTAAACAAGAATTCTTGAACAGCGAGCAACCAGAACTATTCCTCACTACATCAAAAAATTTCCATTAATGAAAGATGTAAATCCATTGGAAAATCAAAAATACGTATGTCGGATGAAATGGTGGTTGTTGCTATCTGCTCCAATAACGAATCATTGGTTTAACTGAATAACTAAATGAATAACTAAATAAAACAGATAGACCCTTCTCTTCGTCTCAGGTCGATGGATCTTCTCAATTGGAGGATCCCCTATATGGATAATACACATTCCAGTTGACCGGGCCTAATTCTAATTGTTTTGTTCCGAAGCAAAGATATCCACGGGGCGGTTCGTCCTATTCAGATATTCACGACCAAGAAGTACTGGATTCTCTTTCGGATAGGCCCTGAAAGGAGAAGGAAGGCTGGAATGCCAACAGACGTCTATTATTGAATTCACCCGACCCGAGAGTACCCATTTTATTTTGGGAACATCCAGTGCCAAAGTCACTGAATGGGTAAGTCGCCAATCCCTAAAATGGACTATGTAATGTACTTTATCTGTTGGGTTACGGGCGGGCATTTTACCAGAGGTTTCTATTGTATCAACTACCCTTGTGTAATTCCTGTTGAAGCATATACTCGGGGGTGGTTGCAGGGCGGACGCTTTCAAAGCGGACTCCCCATTCATTAGATAGAGAAGATCACCAAGATTTCGTGATCCGCTGCCGAACTTATTCCAATTCCAAGATCTCGGATCGAATCGGTATATCAATATCGATTCGATCCGAGATCTCTCATTGAATTGCTCATTCAATGAGCATTCTCAATATTATGCCTTGAAGAGGACTCGAACCTCCACGCTCTTTAGCACGAGATTTTGAGTCTCGCGTGTCTACCATTTCACCACCAAGGCATCTTGAAAGTGAATCGTATTCCATGAATATGATATCTATCTAGTGTGATGTATGGAATATATGACAAAGGTGGGGTGTTGGAGTATTTCTATTGATCGGTCATGTCATATAGGCCCGAGTCGGACATCCAATTGCTTCGATTTGAATTATCCGGAAGATGCCTTATATATTATATCAAATTATACTTATATATTATATCAAATTATATATTATATCAAAAAAATGGACAATCAAACCCATTTCTCGATTCAATAGAAGCCCAAAGAGGTGAATAGAATAGGGTCCCAAATAAGGAGATATATATATGTAAAAAACGGGTCCGATTACGCCTATTCCTAATCCTAAATGGAATGTAACGACGGAGAGATCCATATGTAAACATAGTATCTATTTAGATACGCTCGAATAACCCCTTCTTTCTCATAATGAGAATGTATATAAGCCTATTCCGGTCTGGTCCGGTATGGAATGAACTTATAATCATGGAATCGACTCGATTATCAGATTATAGATTATAAGTTCATAACCCTAACCCATTCCCATTTTGGGCGGAACAGATCTACTAATTCTTTGATTCCAGTTAGTAAGAGGGATCTTGAACTAAGAAATAGATTCTAGAAGCTAAAAAAGGGTATCTTGAGCAATTTCAACAATCGGGTTCATTGATATTCCTGGTATAGTAGATGCTATCACACATACAATCATACTCAATTCGATGGAATTGTTTGATCTTAAAGGGGATCTTCTATAATTTCGCACGTGAGGGGTTATTTCTTGGTTTCGTCCAGTCATTAATAACTTGATTATTTTTAGATAATAGTAGATAGAAACAACGCTCGTAAGGAGTCCTATTAAAACCAAGAAATATAGGCCTGCCTGCCATCCACACCAGAATAAATGGAGTTTTCCGAAAAAACCTGCTAGTGGAGGAAGACCTCCTAGGGATAAGAGACATAGGGCTAAAGAGAGAGCCAAAAAAGGATCTTTCGTGTATAATCCTGCATAATCTCGAATGTTATCAGTTCCGGTACGTAGACCAAATAATACAATACAAGCAAAAGTTCCTAGATTCATGGAGATATAGAAGAGCATATAAGTTATCATGCTTGCATATCCACCATTTGAGTCTCCAACAATTATTCCAATAATTACATATCCGATTTGACCTATGGACGAATATGCAAGCATACGTTTCATGCTTGTTTGAGTAATAGCAATGAGATTCCCCACTATCATGCTCAGAATAGCTAGGATTTCCAGAAGAAGATGCCATTCGTTTGATGAGAAATAAAAAGGAATATCGAAAATTCGAGTGGCTGAAGCTGAAGCAGCTACTTTCGAAGTAACAGAAAGAAAAGCAACGACTGGAGTGGGAGAGTCAGAGTCGAAAAGAGGATTCCTCACTTCTTTCTCTCATTCAAAACCGTGCATGAGATTTTCATCTCGCACGGCTCCTAAGTGATAAAAGAAAGAAGATGAGTTCTTCTTTCTTTTTTGATTACTTTCCTCGCGTATGTATAAGACCGAATCCATTCGATTTCTAAAAAGGATTACTAATCCTTAACTTTTCGAGGAATCCTTCATCAGTGGTTGTGAATGACCGATTTTTCTCAATCTTTTCGACCTCTTGGTTCCGTAGGAGCAAGTCAGAAAGATTGAGAAATAGAACCATCTGATTTGATTCGTTCTCAATAGCCATGAGATGATCATCTTAGGGTGATCCTTTTGTCGACGGATGCTCCTATTACACTCGTAGTCTCTGAAGGATGAGAACCAACTATGTAGCATCTACATCGAGAATTTAAGTATTGTATACGTCATTAGTCCGATCTTTTGTAGGAGCTACCCGTAATAACGAACTTGCAAAATGAATCTGTTTATCATAAAGAGATTCGTTGTTCCTGACCCTGCTTCACCTTAATTGTTATTTGAACAAGTAAAAGTTATGTCTTGGTCCGAGTGGGGATAGCATTTCTCTTCTGCATGTCCATGGAGTTTTGAAAAATCCAAGCATCTCAGAGATAGGTAGAGAGGTAGGAATTTTTCGAACGAACCGCACTCCTTCGTATACGTCAGGAGTCCATTGATGAGAAGGGGCTAGGGAAAGCTTGAACCCAATTCCTACAGTGATGAATATAAGCGCAATTGAAATTCCTGGGGAGTTATACATTTGTGTATTGATAAGGCCATTCACTATTTCTTGAAGCTCGATCTCTCCCCCGGACGAACCATATAGCCAAGAGAAAGCATGAACCAGAATAGAAGAGCTTGCCCCACCCATGAGTAAATATTTCGTAGTAGCCTCATTAGACCGTACATCTTTCTTGGTATATCCAGATAATAGGTAGGAGCATAAACTGAAACATTCTGGAGCTACAAAGATAGTTATTAAATCGTTAGCACCGCATAAAAACATTCCTCCTAGAGTAGCTGTTAATACGAATAAGAGAAACTCTGTTATAGCCATTTCTGTACATTCAATGTACTCTACGGATAGAGGAATACATAGAGTTGAACATAGTAAAATAAGAAATTGAAAGATTTCGTTGAAATTGTTCGTTTGGAAATTTCCCGAAAAGCTAATCATAGGTTCTTCTCTCCATCGGAACAATAGGGCCGTTATACTCATTACTAAACTTGTTGAAGAGATGAAATATAACCAAGGTATATCTTTTTGATCAGAGGTTGAATCGATCATCAGAAGAAGAATTAGGCCAAAAATTAGGATACATTCTGGGAAAATAAAACTTCCATCGAAGAGAAGCAAATGAAAGGCTTTCATAAAAATTCTCGTAGAATCGAGAATGAAGTTTTCATTCTGTACATGCCAGATCATGAATTAGTAACTGCACCCAATCTCCAAAAAAATCCCAATTGTTTCGAACTTTCTCTTTTTTTTTTGGAATGGAATATTTACGGAATCCCGGATCAAACCTTATTTCATGGTATTTACCTCTTTCTTATTCTTAAGCAAGTCCCCGAGAGGGCTTAATTGATCCATGATTTATGTTTCATCTTTCGCTTCCTTTTCCTTTGTTTCGAGAAATATAGCGATCAATTCCGATTCTTTCTTTTTCTATTGATTCTTTTCCGATCGAGATGTATGGCTCTATAAGTCTACGTGTCTATATAGATCCTGTTCATGGATTAACGAAAATGTGCAAAAGCTCTATTTGCCTCTGCCATTCTATGAGTCTCTTCCTTTTTGCGTATGGCATCACCACTCCCTTTGGCAGCATCCACTAATTCGGAACTTAATTTGAAAGCCATATTTCGACCCGGACGTTTTCGGGATGCCCCTAATAACCAACGAATGGCAAGTGCTTTTCCTTGTGTGGATCCTATTTCAATGGGAACTTGCTGAGTCGATCCGCCTACACGTCTTGCTTTTACTGCTATATCGGGAGTTACTCCACGTATTGCTTGACGTAAAACAGATAGTGGATTTGTTTCTGTCTTTTGTTGAATCTTTTTCATGGCTCGATAGATAATTTGATAAGCCAATGATTTTTTTCCGTGTTTCAGAATACGGTTAACCAACATGTTAACTAATCGATTACGATAAATTGGATCGGATTTTGCAGTTTTTTCTTCTGCAGTACCTCGACGTGACATGAGCGTGCAAGGGGTTCTCAAGAATCAGTTTTCCTTTTATAAGGGCTAATAAAATCATTTATTTTGGCTTTTTGACCCCATATTGTAGGGTGGATCTCGAAAGATATGAAAGACCTCCCTCCAAGCCGTACATACGACTTTCATCGAATACGGCTTTCCACAGAATTATATATGTATCTATGAGATAGAGTATGGAATTCTGTTTACTCACTTTAAATTGAGTATCCGTTTCCCTCCTTTTCCTGCTAGGATTGGAAATCCTGTATTTTACATATCCATACGATTGAGTCCTTGGGTTTCCGAAATAGTGTAAAAAGAAGTGCTTCGAATCATTGCTATTTGACTCGGACTTGTTCTAAAAAAGTCGAGGCATTTCGAATTGTTTGTTGACACCGACAAAGTCAAGGAAAACCTCTGAAATTATTCCAATATTGGACCTTGGACATATAATAGTTCCGAATCGAATCTCTTTAGAAAGAAGATCTTTTGTCTCACGGTAGCCTGCTCCAGTCCCCTTACGAAACTTTCGTTATTGGGTTAGCTATACACTTTACATGTTTCTAGCGATTCACATGGCATCATCAAATGATACAAGTCTTGGATAAGAATCTACAACGCACTAGAACGCCCTTGTTGACGATCCTTTACTCCGACAGCATCTAGGGTTCCTCGAACAATGTGATATCTCACACCGGGTAAATCCTTAACCCTTCCCCCTCTTACTAAGACTACAGAATGTTCTTGTAAATTATGGCCAATACCAGGTATATAAGCAGTGATTTCAAAACCAGAGGTTAATCGTACTCTGGCAACTTTACGTAAGGCAGAGTTTGGTTTTTTGGGGGTGATAGTGGAAAAGTTGACAGATAAGTCACCCTTACTGCCACTCTACAGAACCGTACATGAGATTTTCACCTCATACGGCTCCTCGTTCAATTCTTTCGAAGTCATTGGATCCTTTTCCTCGTTCGAGAAGTTCCTCCCTTCATCCACTCCGTCCCGAAGAGTAACTAGGACAAATTCAGTCACGTTTTCATGTTCCAATTGAACACTTTCCTTTTTTGAAAGGAGAAGATTCTTCTTTTTACCAAACATATGCGGATCCAATCACGATCTTATAATAAGAACAAGAGATCTTTCTCGACCAATCCCTTTGCCCCCTCATTCTTCGAGAATCAGAAATATTTTTCAAGTTTGAATTTGTTCATTTGGAATCTGGGTTCTTCTACTTCTTATTTTTATTTATTTTTATTTATTTTTCCCTCTCTTTCTTTTTATTCTTTTTTATTCCCTTCCGTCATTCCTTAAGTCCCATAGGTTTGATCCTGTAGAATCTGACCCATTTTCTCATTGTTTTCTCATTGAGCGAAATAAATCAGATTGATTTTTCGATCAAAAGTACTATGTGAAATCTTCGGTTTTTCCTCTTTCGCTATCCCTATCCCATAGGTACAGCGTTTGAATCAATAGAGAACCTTTTCTTCTATATCTGTATGAATCGATATTATTACATTCCAATTCCTTCCCGACACCTCCCAAGGAAAATCCCGAATTGGATCCCAAATTGACGGGTTAGTATGAGCTTATCCATGCGGTTATGCACTCTTCGAATAGGAATCCATTTTCTGAAAGATCCTGGCTTTCGTGCTTTGGTGGGTCTCCGAGATCCTTTCGATGACCTATGTTGTGTTGAAGGGATATCTATATGATCCGATCGATTGCGTAAAGCACGCGGTAGCAACGGAACCGGGGAAAGTATACAGAAAAGACAGTTCTTTTCTATTCTATTAGTATTTTCTATTCTAATTCTATTAGTATTTTCTATTCTATTAGTATTCGATTAGTATTAGTTAGCGATCCCGGCTCAGTGAGTCCTTTCTTCCGTGATGAACTGTTGGCACCAGTCCTACATTTTGTCTCTGTGGACCGAGGAGAAAGGGGCTCAGCGAGAAGAGGATTGTACCATGAGAGAAGCAAGGAGGTCAACCTCTTTCAAATATACAACATGGATTCTGACAATGCAATGTAGTTGGACTCTCATGTCGATCCGAATGAATCATCCTTTCCACGGAGGTAAATCTTTGCCTGCTAGGCAAGAGGATAGCAAGTTACAAATTCTGTCTCGGTAGGATATACATGTATTTTATTTCTATTACTATGAAATTCATAAATGAAGTAGTTAATAAATGAAATAGTTAATGGTGGGGTTACCATTATCCTTTTTGTAGTGACGAATCTTGTATGTGTTCCTAAGAAAAGGAATTTGTCCATTTTTCGGGGTCTCAAAGGGGTGTGGAAACACATAAGAACTCTTGAATGGAAATGGAAAAGAGATGTAACTCCAGTTCCTTCGGAAATGTAAGATCTTTGGCGCAAGAAGAAGGGGTTGATCCGTATTATCTTGACTTGGTTCTGATTTCTCTATTTTTTTAAGAATACCGAGTCGGGGTCTTCTCCTACCCGTATCGAATAGAACATGCTGAGCCAAATCTTCTTCTGCTTTATTTAGATCGGGAAAATCATACGCTTTTATGAAACCATGTGCTATGGCTCGAATCCGTAGTCAATCCTATTTCCGATAGGAGCAGTTGACAATTGAATCCAATTTTTTCCCATTATTTTCGTATCCGTAATAGTGCGAAAAGAAGGCCCGACTCCAAGTTGTTCAAGAATAGTGGCGTTGAGTTTCTCGACCTTTTGCCTTAGGATTAGTCAGTTCTCTTTCTCGATGGGGGCAAGGGGAGGGATATAACTCAGCGGTAGAGTGTCACCTTGACGTGGTGGAAGTCATCAGTTCGAGCCTGATTATCCCTAAACCCAATGTGAGTTTTTCTATTTTGACTTGTTCCCCCGCCGTCGTGATCGAATGAGAATAGATAAGAGGCTCGTGGGATTGACGTGAGGGGGTAGGGATGGCTATATTTCTTGGAGCGAACTCCAAGCGAATATGAAGCGCATGGATACAAGTTATGCCTTGAAATGAAAGACAATTCCGAATCCGCATCCGCTTTGTCTACGAACAAGGAAGCTATAAGTAATGCAACTAAGAATCTCATGGAGAGTTCGATCCTGGCTCAGGATGAACGCTGGCGGCATGCTTAACACATGCAAGTCGGACGGGAAGTGGTGTTTCCAGTGGCGGACGGGTGAGTAACGCGTAAGAACCTGCCCTTGGGAGGGGAACAACAGCTGGAAACGGCTGCTAATACCCCGTAGGCTGAGGAGCAAAAGGAGGAATCCGCCCGAGGAGGGGCTTGCGTCTGATTAGCTAGTTGGTGAGGCAATAGCTTACCAAGGCGATGATCAGTAGCTGGTCCGAGAGGATGATCAGCCACACTGGGACTGAGACACGGCCCAGACTCCTACGGGAGGCAGCAGTGGGGAATTTTCCGCAATGGGCGAAAGCCTGACGGAGCAATGCCGCGTGGAGGTAGAAGGCCTACGGGTCGTGAACTTCTTTTCCCGGAAAAGAAGCAATGACGGTATCTGGGGAATAAGCATCGGCTAACTCTGTGCCAGCAGCCGCGGTAATACAGAGGATGCAAGCGTTATCCGGAATGATTGGGCGTAAAGCGTCTGTAGGTGGCTTTTTAAGTCCGCCGTCAAATCCCAGGGCTCAACCCTGGACAGGCGGTGGAAACTGCCAAGCTGGAGTACGGTAGGGGCAGAGGGAATTTCCGGTGGAGCGGTGAAATGCGTAGAGATCGGAAAGAACACCAACGGCGAAAGCACTCTGCTGGGCCGACACTGACACTGAGAGACGAAAGCTAGGGGAGCGAATGGGATTAGATACCCCAGTAGTCCTAGCCGTAAACGATGGATACTGGGCGCTGTGCGTATCGACCCGTGCAGTGCTGTAGCTAACGCGTTAAGTATCCCGCCTGGGGAGTACGTTCGCAAGAATGAAACTCAAAGGAATTGACGGGGGCCCGCACAAGCGGTGGAGCATGTGGTTTAATTCGATGCAAAGCGAAGAACCTTACCAGGGCTTGACATGCCGCGAATCCTCTTGAAAGAGAGGGGTGCCTTCGGGAACGCGGACACAGGTGGTGCATGGCTGTCGTCAGCTCGTGCCGTAAGGTGTTGGGTTAAGTCCCGCAACGAGCGCAACCCTCGTGTTTAGTTGCCACTGTTGAGTTTGGAACCCTGAGCAGACTGCCGGTGATAAGCCGGAGGAAGGTGAGGATGACGTCAAGTCATCATGCCCCTTATGCCCTGGGCGACACACGTGCTACAATGGCCGGGACAAAGGGTCGCGATCCCGCGAGGGTGAGCTAACTCCAAAAACCCGTCCTCAGTTCGGATTGCAGGCTGCAACTCGCCTGCATGAAGCCGGAATCGCTAGTAATCGCCGGTCAGCCATACGGCGGTGAATTCGTTCCCGGGCCTTGTACACACCGCCCGTCACACTATGGGAGCTGGCCATGCCCGAAGTCGTTACCTTAACCGCAAGGAGGGGGATGCCGAAGGCAGGGCTAGTGACTGGAGTGAAGTCGTAACAAGGTAGCCGTACTGGAAGGTGCGGCTGGATCACCTCCTTTTCAGGGAGAGGTAATGCTTGTTGGGTATTTTTGTTTGACACTGCTTCACACCCAAAAAGAAGGGAGCTACGTATGAGTTAAACTTGTCGACGGAAGTCTTCTTTCTCGACGGTGAAGTAAGACCAAGCTCATGAGCTTATTATCCTAGGTCGGAACAAGTTGATAGGATCCCCTTTTTTACGTCCCCATGTCCCTCCCGCGTGGCGACATGGGGGCGAAAAAAGGAAAGAGAGGGATGGGGTTTCTCTCGCTTTTGGCATAGCGGGCCCCCGGCGGGAGGCCCGCACGACGGGCTATTAGCTCAGTGGTAGAGCGCGCCCCTGATAATTGCGTCGTTGTGCCTGGGCTGTGAGGGCTCTCAGCCACATGGATAGTTCAATGTGCTCATCAGCGCCTGACCCTGAGATGTGGATCATCCAAGGCACATTAGCATGGCGTACTTCTCCTGTTCGAACCGGGGTTTGAAACCAAACTTCTCCTCAGGAGGATAGATGGGGCGATTCAGGTGAGATCCAATGTAGATCCAACTTTCTATTCACTCGTGGGATCCGGGCGGTCCGGGGGGGACCACCACGGCTCCTCTCTTCTCGAGAATCCATACATCCCTTATCAATGTATGGACAGCTATCTCTCGAGCACAGGTTTAGGTTCGGCCTCAATGGGAAAAAAAAATGGAGCACCTAACAACGTATCTTCACAGACCAAGAACTACGAGATCGCCCCTTTCATTCTGGGGCGACGGAGGGATCGTACCATTCGAGCCTTTTTTTTCATGCTTTTCCCGGAGGTCTGGAGAAAGCTGCAATCAAGGTGAAATTCTTTTTCCTTTCCGCAGGGACCAGGAGATTGGATCTAGCCGTAAG
The sequence above is a segment of the Hevea brasiliensis chloroplast, complete genome genome. Coding sequences within it:
- the rps12 gene encoding ribosomal protein S12; the encoded protein is MPTIKQLIRNTRQPIRNVTKSPALGGCPQRRGTCTRVYTITPKKPNSALRKVARVRLTSGFEITAYIPGIGHNLQEHSVVLVRGGRVKDLPGVRYHIVRGTLDAVGVKDRQQGRSKYGVKKPK
- the rps7 gene encoding ribosomal protein S7, which produces MSRRGTAEEKTAKSDPIYRNRLVNMLVNRILKHGKKSLAYQIIYRAMKKIQQKTETNPLSVLRQAIRGVTPDIAVKARRVGGSTQQVPIEIGSTQGKALAIRWLLGASRKRPGRNMAFKLSSELVDAAKGSGDAIRKKEETHRMAEANRAFAHFR
- the ndhB gene encoding NADH dehydrogenase subunit 2, which produces MIWHVQNENFILDSTRIFMKAFHLLLFDGSFIFPECILIFGLILLLMIDSTSDQKDIPWLYFISSTSLVMSITALLFRWREEPMISFSGNFQTNNFNEIFQFLILLCSTLCIPLSVEYIECTEMAITEFLLFVLTATLGGMFLCGANDLITIFVAPECFSLCSYLLSGYTKKDVRSNEATTKYLLMGGASSSILVHAFSWLYGSSGGEIELQEIVNGLINTQMYNSPGISIALIFITVGIGFKLSLAPSHQWTPDVYEGSPTPVVAFLSVTSKVAASASATRIFDIPFYFSSNEWHLLLEILAILSMIVGNLIAITQTSMKRMLAYSSIGQIGYVIIGIIVGDSNGGYASMITYMLFYISMNLGTFACIVLFGLRTGTDNIRDYAGLYTKDPFLALSLALCLLSLGGLPPLAGFFGKLHLFWCGWQAGLYFLVLIGLLTSVVSIYYYLKIIKLLMTGRNQEITPHVRNYRRSPLRSNNSIELSMIVCVIASTIPGISMNPIVEIAQDTLF